Genomic window (Vitis riparia cultivar Riparia Gloire de Montpellier isolate 1030 chromosome 4, EGFV_Vit.rip_1.0, whole genome shotgun sequence):
atttcttgttataactcaaccaagatgaataccctaatttcatatatactggaatctcctgattaaaaatgagtagaaaaataatagcggaaacatacctaaatccattgaaggagaaaccttataggaagaaaacccttgagatggtcttccaattctggccactagattctgtgtcaatttctctctgagaggattttcggaaattggaatgcatagtggtagaatggggaccataaccctatttataaactgttagggcagttttaattttatcacaattatatttctgcccctcatagaaataataattatctaatggtatctacacaataatctcatgacaattatacccttaagccaattaatcaattattaattagatcactatatttaggcttaattaaatgatagcacacacattttaattatttacatgtgtggcccaaattatagattaattacaaaaattaatctaacaatctcccactaggccacatgcatatgtaatcaaataaatgtgcTTAACCTTATGAGCTCAAAATTTGCTATCATGTCCTTAGGGTATATCCGAACAATCTCGTCCATTAACTATACTGACATAGGATTAAGGTGGTCTTTGTTACATCAATCGTTACTAGACCAATCAATGGTCACATATATCTACACATCTAAATGACATAGATCAATCATGAGTgcatagcatggaaattacatgcaatgtgatctgttcatgcctatttccaactggtcctacttaactttattgagatcaaatctttagcataatttaacagagtgcaataaaatgaatactttatttctgcagaacacaatccaaatttatagataaagtctaaacataacatagagcaatatacaatgaataatataaactaCTACTAAATTTGGATATCCTCAAATGAGACAACACCCATATGAGCAGTGTGCTCATGAAAGACCTTGGGTGGTAATCCCTTTGTAAGCGGATCCGCTATCATGGAGTTTGTTCCAATATGCTCTATGGATATCTGTCCActctgtactttttcttttacaactaggaacttgatatcaatgtattttgattttgtagaactcCTGTTGCTATTGGAATATAAAACTGCtgatttattgtcacaaaatatcTTCAGTGGTCTTTCAATACCATCCAGAACACGCAGCCCAGTGACAAAATTTCGTAGCCATATTCCTTGATTGGATGCCTCATAACATGCTACAAACTCTGCTTCCATGGTGGATAATGTTACGAGTGTCTGTTTGGCAGACCTCCATGAAATTGCTCCACCAGCCAACAGATAAATATAGCCTGATGTGGATCTTCTGCTGTCTTGGCATCCAGCAAAGTCGGAGTCGGAATACCCAATGAACTCCAACTGATCCAATCTCCTATATGTAAGCATGTACTCTTTTGTTCTCTGTAAATATCTCATAACCCTCTTGGCTGCTCTCCAATGATCCATTCCAGGGTTACTTAGATATCTGCCTAACAtgccaacaatgtacgcaatattCGGACGTGTACATACCTGAGCATACATTAGACTCCCCACAGCCGAAGCGTAAGGAATCTTATGCATTTCTTGActttctaaactatttttaggGCATTGATTAAGACTGAATTTGTCTCCTTTAGCGACAGGGGTATCACCTGGTTTGCTATTTTGCATGCCATACCTTTGGAGGACTTTATCAATATAGGTCCTttgtgacaatcctaaaatacccCTAGAACGATCTCGGTGTATCTGGATTCCTAAGACAAATGAGgcatcaccaagatctttcatctcaaaatgttttgataaaaatctcttggtgtcgtgcaatatgctaatatcatttgtggctAGCAATATGTCATCGACATATAAAACCAGGAAAATATACTTACTCCCACTGAATTTGTGATACACACATTCATCCATAAGATTTGCCTCAAAACCATATGagacaataatttgatgaaacttgaagtaccactgacgagaagcttgcttgagcccataaatggatttagttaatttacaaaccatattctttgagtcttcggacacaaaattttctggttgtaccatataaattgtttcatcaatgtcaccattgagaaacgctgttttaacatccatttgatgtaactcaagATCATAATGTGCAACTAGTGCCATGATTATCCTGAAAGAGTCCTTCGTAGAAACTGGAGAGAAGGTCTCTTTGAAgtcaattccttctttttgagtaaagcctttagctacaagacgtgctttatacctttctacattaccatttgaatcccgcttggttttaaatatccatttacaaccaatgggcTTCGTACCAACTGGTAATGGGACAAGTTCCCAAACTTTATTGTCTTGCATAGATTtgtactcttcattcatggcttcaaTCCATTTCTGAGAGTTGGAACTTTTCATGGCTTGCTGGAAGTTGATTGGATCATCTTCCATCATTCCACTTTCTACCTCATGTTCCTGGAGATATACGATATAATCATCCGAAATTgcatttctcctctctctcgtggatctccttaatggcatattttcttgaggttgttgagtttgttcttCAAGAGCAATGtcttcatttgcaattaagggttGAACAATATTGTCTGTTGGTTGAGGAtccaaatttacttcttgatcaatgataggtagtgaaacctgtacattatcaaaagcaatagtAGATCCCTCTTCCTCCTCAAGGACAATATTCCTAGCCTGATTTCTCTCCCGAAACTCAACATTCTCAAAAAATGTTGCAGTTCCCGTCTCAAAAATTGACCTAATAGCaggatcataaaatttaaaacccctTGATCGCTCTGCATAGCCAATAAAGTAGCTGCTAACTGTTttagagtccaatttcttttcatgaggCTTATAAGGTCTCGCTTCAGCTGGACAtccccaaatatgaaaatgcttTAAACTGAGCTTTCGACCCGTCCAAAGCTCATAAGGCGTTTTAGCAGccgctttagttggcacccgatTTAGGATATAAGCTGCCGTTTTGAGTGCTTCACCCCAGAGTTTTTCGGGTAAAGtagaatgactaatcatactccTTACCATGTCCTTAAGGGTTCGGTTTcgtctttctgctacaccattcatGCTAGGTGATcctggcatggtgtattgagggaCGATCCCACATTCCTCTAGGTATTTAGCAAATGGTCCTGGACATTGTTCAcctgatccgtcatatctaccatagtattcaccagcacggtcagatctgacgctctttattcttttgttgagttgtaactcaacttctgctttaaatgttttgaacacGTCCAATGATTGTGATTTCTCATGTATAAGAAATAGGTAGCCatatcttgaatagtcatctatgaatgttATAAAGTACTGTTGATATAAAAGCTGAAtccagaacaaaataaaatgaatcaaataaaccatcatgctcacataaaataagcaattaaacacataatctttaaatttaaaagcaaattatgacatttcaagatacctagcacaacaTTAATATCAAGTCTTTGGACAGTAATATTAACTGTAAGTGGTACTCTTGTTGTAGTGATCAAACATTGATGATAAGTtatgtcaaataataaatctatctttggattgatttattattcacaTTAAGTTACCTTTATAATTATCACATATTTATCACCACAGGTATGTATGCAATTTGaccaaatattaactttcctttGGGCCAGTCAATACCCGCATGAATcacatacacacaaatatctaaCACCCCGAACAGACTAATCTACACGAAAGATGTCACTTTGGTGATTTTCCGCTTTAATTAGCCTATTTAAAAAATGCtagatcaataacttaaatattaatatcataaaatgctgaatccattgacatatatatatatatatatatatatatatatatatatatatatatatatatatatatatatatatatatatatatatatatatatatatatattaaaataataactcaaaaattaatcaaggagttggctctgataccacttgttaaaactcaaccaaggtgaatatcctaatttcatatatattggaatatttcttgttataactcaaccaaggtgaataccctaatttcatatatactggaatatttcttgttataactcaaccaagatgaataccctaatttcatatatactggaatctcctgattaaaaatgagtagaaaaataatagcggaaacatacctgaatccattgaaggagaaaccttataggaagaaaacccttgagatgatcttccaattctggccactagattctATGTCAATTTCTCTTTGAaaggattttcggaaattggaatgcatagtggtagaatggggaccataaccctatttataaactgctagggaagttttaattttatcacaattatatttttgcccctcatagaaataataattatctaatggtatctacacaataatctcatgacaattatacccttaagccaattaatcaattattaattagatcactatatttaggcttaattaaatgatagcacacacattttaattatttacatgtgtggcccaaattatagattaattacaaaaattaatctaacattAGTCGCTTCCATTGTTCTCTACTATTATTTGTATCTTTGGATTTGGTTGGGTGATGACTAGTCTAGTTCAAATCATGGTTTCATAGTGAGGTGAGCTTGGCGTCTGTGACCTCTTGTGTGAACCCTTTGCAGTTTAGGTAGTTGAACTACAAATTCAAGATGTGGCAAATAACTTATAAGAAAATTCTCAAGTTCTAATAGGAGGTCTAAATAAAagtttgattaataaaaaaaaaaaagcaaatcttaaaaaataaaaaagaagtctCTTAAggacaaaaattttaaactagagAGATAAATTGTTTAcactaataaaataatttatttatttttttaaattaagataaCCAATATCTTAAATTGGGAATTTAAATTCGAACATGAGATTTTGTAGGATCAAGAAGTTACTCAAAATTCTACTAAGagaaaactcaaaaattaaggaaaaaatttcagATATTCTTTGACATGCAGTTATTAAACACCatacaaaaatatcatttatgcactttcaatattaaaaataattaaaaatatatatatttctttctttaaaatgCAAAGTGAAACCTTCGTAAGTTCACTCAAGAacaaatcattttctatttttgattaAACTCGTTTCCTAAAATACTAACTGTGATCCtctgttgtaccaaaatactaTAGCCTAGTTATGTGGtgattttggttaaaaaataaaaaaataaaaactataaaaagagTTATTATggttattataatattttaggtATTGTCTTTAGGAGTTGACCAAAGAAATTAACTTGTCAAACTTGCTTAACtcctaaaataaaaacaatgtaAGAATTGATTTTATGAATTAGAATTATATAACTTAATTAAGAAGACTGatttaataactaaataaatatttatttttatttaattaacttaaGTATGAGATTTACACAATCCGACTTCAAGAATAAAAGTTGGAGCTAACAAAGGTTTCTCACCTTTAATGATCTTAAGGTTTTTAAGGTCTTTAATCAATCAAGATCAACTTGAGTCATAAATTTCACATTGCATGAAACAGaagtttccattttttccttatttcattAACTTTGATTTATATTCTACGCTTACTTATATATAATATCTAGTCgaattggatttaaatttctaattatcatcaaataaatgaaatttaacttaaattcaagTCTTGACTTTTTAATCATTTCTATTTCTTATACCTTCATCTCAGAATAGATAATGATAAGAATAATCGGGATAACTAATTAGGGTGCTAAGAATTATGAATATTCAATATAgtattattatatcatattctaATCCAAATTAATAAGAAGAGTACTGTAATATCATAATTAATGTCTTAAACCATtcaataatttcattgttacgcttttttttttgtgcattattcctccatatttttaatttaggttttcaCACTTCATACCCTAGTTCATGATACTATATATACCATGACGCATTCTAGAAATATTAACATCTCCTACATAATAAAACGATAGGTTATAAAATAACACTTCATGAAAGCATCGTcttatgttttttcttaatGTCTTTTAGAGGTAAAGTTTAAGATTTCAACCTATGAAAGTTTATCAGTTATGAAGAGATTCAATTTATTGAAAGTGGTTTCACCTGCCATACCATAATTCTCATTAATTAAATTCCCATTATTTGGTGCATTGTCAGAACAAAACCACATAACAAGTACATTAAGAAGAATATAACAAAGTTAAAGGCAGAGTGGGAAGGAGTAGGTAGAAGTTGACCAAGTCAAGGCCCTAATTGGACACGCAATATTAATCTTGATTTCTTAAATATACATAGGACAAGCCGCACACCCTTTACTCCATTCCCAAGTATGTACATGTTCTCCGCCACCGCAACTTCAAAAGATGAAGCCAAGAGTAGGCAGTGCAGTTGATCAAAATCAAACCACCTTCTGTATTGTGAGgatatggattaaaaaaaaatctgaaggCGAACTCCTAAGCTAACAACTGTTGACATACACAAGCAAATATGAGATTTCGTGCAAGTAAACATGGACTTTCAGGTCATGGTCATATTGATGGGGCCACGGCCATCAACCGGCATTTAAGAAATATAGGAGTGCAGTTGGGTTTAATGCGTTCAGCCAATAATAAAGCTGTATTCTGAATTGCCTCCATTCAATTGGAATCGGATAACTGCCCGGCACCAAACATGTCTCTCCTTCCTCATTTAAAAGCTATCTTGGTTCATTGCTAGTCATAGACTCATAGTACAGGGGGAGAGCCAGGCTGAGAGATATAGAGCGGAGAGATGGTGAACCTGGTAGCAGCGCAGAAGCCATTGCTGCATGGGCTGATGAAGATGGCGGGGGTGAGGCCCCACATGGTGGAGATCGAGCCAGGCACGGTCATGAACTTCTGGGTTCCGTGCGAGACTGTTGAGAAGCCCAAAAAGAAGGGAGACATCAGCAGCTTGAGAAAACCAACCAAACCCGTTGTGGTCCTGGTGCACGGCTTCGCTGCTGAGGGTATTGTCACATGGCAATTCCAGGTGGGTGCTTTAACTAAAAAGTACTCGGTCTACGTCCCGGATCTTCTATTCTTCGGTGATTCTACCACGGACAAGTCCGACCGGTCGCCGACTTTTCAGGCGGAATGTTTGGAGAAGGGGCTGAGAAAGCTTGGAGTGGAGAAGTGTACAATCGTGGGGTTCAGCTATGGTGGGATGGTGGCGTTCAAGATGGCGGAGTTGCACCAGGACTTGGTTCAGGCGATGGTGGTGTCGGGTTCCATCTTGGCCATGACTGACTCGATCAGTGAAACCACTCTTCAGAGACTTGGGTTCGCTTCTTCTTCGGAGCTGTTGCTGCCCACCTCCGTCAAGGGCCTTAAAGCCCTTCTCTCTGTTGCAGCTCACAAGAAGCTTTGGTTCCCGGATCGCCTTCACAAGGACTACCTTGAGGTTTGTACTGCTACTATTACCACTCTTATGCTGTTACTGTTACCATTTCGATTGGTTTTCTCTCTCTggtcaatttaattatttcacgaaaaaggaaaaaaaaaacaaagggtcTTCCAGTAAATTCTTACATGAAAGCTACATGTGCAACAAATTCACCCTTGTTCCTGCCCAAACTACACCCAACCTCTTCAGTCTTCACCTTGTGTTCAAGTTTGGTAAATTCTATTTGGATCTCCTTGGTAAATGAAGAATGTATGCCTTTTTAATGATTTATGGGTACATAAATTAGATATATGAACTCGGTCAGGTTTCACACTCTTTTGCTTTCCTTGGGAAAATAGGGCAGGTTCCACGTTTCTTTTTTATACTTTTCCACCCAACAAGTTACTACAAATTATTAATCCAAGTATTAGAGCTACTAATTTTGATGAAACAATAAAGGAAGGGTCCAAATCGCTGTCACTTTCAAAGAAGAATTACTGAAATGGTAGGTGCCACACCCACACCCATGCCATGACACCGCTGCTCTTGGTTGAACCAACTATTCCTAGTCTGTGTTCCAACAGCGACAGCGAGGCACGAGTCTGCCCACGTCAGCATGTTTTTAGATTACAGCCTGGATACTCATTTATTCAAGCCTCATCTAATTCATATCATCATTTCTTACAACAACCAAAGCGGCCGCCACAATCAAGTATTTACACATCTGGTTGAACATATATTCGAATAAGTACATCCATAAACATCACCCTCTTATGTGGGTCTTCCAAGGATAGTTTTGGTGGTTGATACTGACTGATGTCCCAGCAGGTGATGTTCACAAACAGGCAGGAAAGGGGTGATCTCCTAGAGGCTTTGGTGGTCAGCACCAAGGATACCAACATACCCAATTTCCCACAGGTAATATGGACTCTGCCCTAAATGCAACCATTTCATTTATCATGCCCTCTTTGGCCTTCCCAGAGAGTGACACTTGTTCCCTTTCTTCACTCAGAAAATACATC
Coding sequences:
- the LOC117912866 gene encoding epoxide hydrolase 3; translation: MVNLVAAQKPLLHGLMKMAGVRPHMVEIEPGTVMNFWVPCETVEKPKKKGDISSLRKPTKPVVVLVHGFAAEGIVTWQFQVGALTKKYSVYVPDLLFFGDSTTDKSDRSPTFQAECLEKGLRKLGVEKCTIVGFSYGGMVAFKMAELHQDLVQAMVVSGSILAMTDSISETTLQRLGFASSSELLLPTSVKGLKALLSVAAHKKLWFPDRLHKDYLEVMFTNRQERGDLLEALVVSTKDTNIPNFPQKIHLLWGENDQIFNQELAHNMKEQLGDKATFQGIKKAGHLVHLERPCVYNRHLKLFLASLNTDGAPK